Genomic DNA from Candidatus Saccharibacteria bacterium:
CCTGTCTATGTACAGCCCACACAAATTTAGGGATAGCCAGCTGGCGGCCGATTCGGCTGGGCTGCCGAAACAGCCGCCAGAGCCACTCTAGTCCGGATTTTTGAATCCAAGCTGGCGCCCTCCTAATCTGACCTCCAAGCTCATCATAATCAAAGCTGCCACCCTCACCTATCATCAGCTTGACCCCTACGTATTCGCGATACTTGGCCATAAACAATTCTTGCTTGGGAAAGCCCATAGCCACGAAGAGAATATCTAACTTACTACTAGCTATGTCCGCTACTAATTTTCGTTCATTACTGAGATCATAATACCCACTCCATGATTCGACTCGCGACAATCCAGGAAATCGCTTGATTAAACTCTGAGCGGTCATTTCGTGGTTGATCGGCCCGCCCAAGACCCCTATCTTGTAATGCTTTTTTTCGGCCAACTTTAGAATTGGTACCGTTAAATTAATTCCGGCCATTTTCTCAGGGATTATTTGGTTGCGCCAGGTCATTTTTTGCATATTTACCAAGCCACTCCAAGCTAGTCGGAAGAGATTGGGTCGGCTACGAGGCTTGCCGTACAGGTAGCTGGCTGCCCACTGCAGCGACACTCCATCTGCCAAACAGAGCATAGACTGATTTAGTATTTTCTGAAGCGCAGCATCGTCTTTGGCTAATGATAAAAATTCGACGTAAGGCTTGGTAATGTAGGTCGGTGGACTGCTAGATTCCAATCTGTCCTCGACAATTTTTAGTACTTCTGATTTTGTAACAGGATCGATTAAGACTCCCAGTATATCAACCTGGACTCTATTCATGAGTCCCCTCGATGCTATCTACAACTCTGGCAAGTTTTTTTACGAACCGCTCAGCAGAAAACTTCTTAGCTTGAGCTAGAAGGGTATTTTCACTCCAATTTATCTGCTCTGCCCTAGTGATTGCTTGGTTTAAACTGTCTTCATTGTCTTGGTCGAAAAAAACACCCGTTTCGTTTGCAACTACGGTCTCATTTGCTCCTCCGCCGCGTCGCGCGATCACCGGTGTCGAGGCCGCCATAGCTTCAACTGGCGTGAGGCCAAAGTCTTCGATGTTGGCAAAGACCAATCCTTTGGCCTGCTGCAGTAACTCAATCTTTTTGGCCTCGCTAACTCGACCCAAGAACTTTATGTTTGGCGAGCTAGCTGCCAACTCTATAAGGCGGTCTTTGTCCGGGCCGTCGCCAGCAATCACTAGCGGCAACTTGTTTTTATTGAAAGTTTTAATTACAAGTTCAATGTTTTTATATTTAGACAGTACCGATAATATTAAATAGTAGCTGCCTTTTTCTTGACCAGTTGCGGATTTGAATTGCCCAACATTGACCGGTGGATAAACAACCTCAGCGCCGCGGCGATAAAACTTTCTAATGCGGTCTGCAATATAATTACTGTTTGCTAAAAAATGATCTACCCGATTTGAACCATAGAAATCCCAAAGCCTTACTCTAGAAGTTGTTCGGCTAATAATGAATCGTGAGAGCGGCCCCACCTTGAACGGCCTAATTCGCTGGCCATCTAGATATTTTGGCCAGCTGTCCCACAACATCCGAGCTGGAGTATGACAATAGCAAATATGAACACAGTTTTTGGGTTTTTGAATATTCTTGGCCCAAGCGCTGGAGCTAGACACTATTAAATCGTAACCACTAAAGTCAAGATTATCCACAGCCCTCGGGATAAGCGGCAACATAAACTGCGGTCGCTTCTTTAAGGCACCGGGGGCGTACTGCAAAAAACTAGTTTGGACTTTTCGATCGTTTAGACTCTCGGCAAAGAGCTTTTGATTACATATTAGGCTATAAAGATCAGCTTCTGGATACATTTTAGCAAGCTCAAAAAAAACTCGCTCAGCGCCACCAGACTTAACATTCAGCCAGTCATGAACCAGGGCTATCTTCACTTTTTACGACCTTCTATAACGCCAAAAAACGTAAAGGCCACTAAGGCCAAGCTGCTGTCGGCCCAGCTGTGCAAAAATAAATTTGCTATCAAAATGCCAATAAGTGCCGCTGCTGCGCCTATCAAAATTTCGGTCTTTGGTTGTCGTAGCCAGCCAACTACCAAACTCCCAAAAAGCACCAGATAAGCCAAAATACCCAACCAACCGTATTCATAGCCAATTTGTAAATACCAGTTTTCGGTAATGAGTTGATTTGGGCTATAATAGCTGGCTGGCCCAGCTGTACCTAGGCCGTGACCCCAGGGCTGTTTAATAAACAATTCATAACCCCGTGCTAAGGCGCCGCCACGCACTACGTCGGGTGGCCCAATGGTTTTGTTGCTAAAAAACTGACCATGCAAGAAGATATTTTGAAGCACCACATTGTTGGAGTTACTTAACTGTGGCGCCAACAGAACATAACCTATTAAAACCAACCCAGCTAAGCTGGCGGCCATAATGATCTTAAATTTTGCTGGCAAAAACAAAAATAATACCAGCGTTATTGCCACTATGGCTCCAAGCCAGCTGCTACGCGAGAAGCTTAGGCCAAGCGCTACTAGCAAGAATGCTAATATCGGTAGATAAACTAGCCGTTTGGTTCGAATAAGCGCTGCAAGCGCCAAAGCCACTGGCAATATCATATATGTGCCCATCTGGTTTGGCCCGCCCAAAGTTGCAAAGGCTCTTGCTATGCCGCTACTCGCATCAATTACTTGCAGTGGATTAATAGTCATCGGGTTGTAGCCGATCAGCTGCAGCAGTTGATAAGGTATAACCGTAACCTGCAGAATGGCCAGCACCGACACAATCAGAGCCGGCAATAGAACAAGTCTTAACAGTTTGTTGTCGCCAAAATCAGCCGCATAAGCTTGGGCTATCAAAAACAACCCAAGCGGTACTAGGTTGGTCTTAACGCCAAAAATTAACCCGTTGAGATTCGGCCTGTAAATAATGCTTACTCCTATGCCAAGCAAAATAATAGCTAGAACGGTTAAATTGGTAAAGCTAAATTTAAAAAGAAGTTTTTTTCGCAAGACGCAGTTATACAACCAGATCGCTGCTAAGCCTACAAATAGCACTTCTTTCCAGGCCTGAAAGGCCGCCTGGTATCCAAAAACAGATCCCAGGACTACGCTTAAAAAGGCGTGAAAGGGCATAATTACCAATATTGCAATTAGCCCCCAGACTGACAGTTGATTAAGTAAATTAAGCTGTTTTTTAATCGTCATTAGCGGTTACTCATTACGCTTCGTATATATTCATCTAGATTCTCCATAGCTATACCTGTACCTTTGGCCACACACAACATTGGTTCTTCAGCCACATAACTGGGCACACCGGTTACCTTTGTCATTAGCTTATCAATGTTTTTTAGCATGGATCCGCCGCCAGTCATAATCATGCCCCGGTCGATAATGTCACTTGAGAGTTCGGGCGGGGTCTGCTCTAACACAGCTTTTACTGCCAAGATAATATCGTCTAAGCATTCGCTAATAGCCTCGGTTATGTCGTCGGAACTAAGCTCGATTGTCTTGGGTAGCCCAGATACAGCATCGCGCCCACGGATCTGCATTTTTTGTGGTTTTTTGAGTGGCAGAGCCGATCCAACTTGCTTTTTTATGTCCTCGGCGGTCTGCGAGCCCACCACCAAGCCATGATTCTTACGAATAAAGTCAGTAATAGCGGTATCAACCTTACCGCCACCAATTCGCACGCTATTCTCAGCTACAATTCCGCCCAGACTAATAATAGCCACTTCGGTTGTGCCCTCGCCGATGTCTACTACAAGGTTTCCGGCCGGCGCAGCTATCGGCACATTGGCTCCGATTGCAGCCGCGACTGGTGCGCGAATAATGTAAACCTTACGTGCACCTGCATTTAGGGCGGCGTCGATTACAGCCCTCCGCTCGGTTGAGGTTATGCCGATAGGCACACTTATCATTAGCTCCGGACGAGTTAGCCTGAATTTGCCAGCCACCCGGTTTATTAAAAACTTCAGCAGTGCTTGGGTGATTCTGTAATCAGCAATAACGCCGTCCTTTAGTGGCTTAGAGGCGGTGATTATGTCGGGAGTCCGGCCCAGCATTTCTTTAGCCTCGTTGCCGACAGCGACAATTCGGTTGTCGTCGATGCTGACAGCCACCACTGATGGCTCATTGGCCACAACGCCCTTTTTGGGTACATAAACTCTGGTGTTAGATGTGCCCAGATCTATCGCAATTCGTTTTTTGAGCATAGGCTTATTTTAGCAAATTAGCTATAAGACCAACATGTTGTTGGCTACTGACCATTGTCTATACGTTCTATTTTTGCACCAAGCGACCCGAATCTCTTATCGAGATACTCGTAGCCCCGGTCGATATGTTCAACTCGATCAATAGTCGTCTTGCCTTCTGCAATCAGTGCGGCAACCAGAATTGTTGCACCAGCCCGAATGTCAAAACTAACCAGATCTGTACCATGAAGCTTAGTTGGACCCTTAATTAGGCCCACATGCGTGTCCTTTAGGCTTATATCTGCCCCCATTCTTTGGAGCTCGTACAGATAGCTCAGTCGGCCCTCATACATGGTTTCAAATATTTCAGATTGACCGGTCGCCTGGGTCATTAAAACAGCCAATGGTGCCTGTAAATCAGTTGGTAAGTTTGGGTATGGTTGAGTCTTCACCTTGGTGGATTTTAGCTTGTCAGATGGACAGATTCTAATCTCTGTCGGGCTCAGTATCTCAAAGTTCACATTCATTTCAATAAAAACATTCAGAAGTGCATCGTGGTCGTCCTGAACAAAGCCATCTATCTTAACCTCCCCTTGACTGGCCGCAGCCGCAATCGCCAAGGTACCTGCTTCAAGCTGGTCTGGAATTACTGTCCCCTCACCGCCGTGCAAGATCTCCACCCCCTCTATCTGGAGATTGTGTGTATCTATGTTACTAATCTTTGCTCCTAGTGAGTTTAGAAAATTACATAGACCCACAATATGAGGTTCCATCGCGGCCATTCGAACCTCTGTTTTGCCAGGCGCTAAAACAGCCGCCAGAATAGCGTTCTCGGTTGGCGTAACACTTAGATCGCCCATAATCACCCGAGCCGCTCTAGGCTTGCCTATAAGCTTAACCCTATCTTTAGCTTCAACAACTTTAACACCCATGCTGCTAAGGGCATGGAGATGTCTATCGAGTGGCCGTACACCTATCACATCGCCGCCCGGGGGTACAGTTTCGGCCTGGCCAAACCTCGCAACAGCTGGGCCAAGTACGAGGATAGAGGCTCGCATTTTACCGGCCAATGTCGGGTCTACGCTAGCTGCCTGGGCACTACTGCCGTCTAGGGTTAATGTATTCGCTTGCCGGCCAACTTTTACGTTAAATAATTCCAAGATAGAAGCCATAACCTCGACATCTGAGATACTGGGAACGTTGTAGAGTGTGATCGGCGCATTGGCGAGCAGGGCTGCGGCCATCATGGGCAAAACAGCATTCTTGCTACCACCAACTTTGACCTCACCGTGTAGACGGTTCGGTCCTGTTATGACTAACTTTTGCAAGTGTTTAAAATATCCCTTTATTCGTAGTTAGAGTATAATTGTTCTCGAGACTATAACCCATGATATCACAAAAAACTCGCAATAGTTTGCTTTATATACTGGCCGTTACGGTGATAGTATTCGGCTCTATTTTTCTGGTTTCACTTGCCCAGGGCTATGAGTATGACTTTTTGCGCAATCGTATTCGCTTGACTGGCTTGGTGCTGATCGGTTCCCAACCCAATGGGGCTAGCATTGGAGTTAATGGCAATCAGGTTAAACCCAAGACACCCTATAGAATTGAGAATGTCACGACCGGCAATCTTGAAATTGAATTAAGCAAAAACGACTACCAAAATTGGAAGTCAAATTTTAATGTAAAGGCTGGCGAAGTTACGTTTGCCAACTATGCCTTGCTTGTGCCCAATAAGCTAAATTACACCCAGATTGGTCAGCCTAACACTTTTACCAACCTGGTGATTAGCGAAGACCGTAGGCATCAGTACGCCATTAGTAATAGTCCTGTTGGCATTTGGCGCATAGAAACTAACCGGTTAGCACCGCTTTACTCCCCGCCTGTTGACGGCAACAAGCCCAACCAAAGTGTTACCGAAATAACAGCACTGCAAGCGTCTACTGATGGGTCCAGTTTGCTGTTTCAGCAAAAGACTGCCGACGGCAAATTAAACAACATGTTTCTCAATACAGCCAGCGGCCAACTTACAAATGTCTCTAGCGAGTTTGGATTTAACTTGGCTCAGCTTTATTTCAATCCAGCAAATAGCCGCGAGCTTTACTGGCTTGATAGCCAGAACCTGCGCCGCATAAGTATAGACAATAAGACAGTCAGTGCAGTCTTAATATCGTCGGTTGCATCGCTTCAGCCCAGCCAGGATCGGCTGATGGTGGTTGAGGCGCCAACAGAGCCCAACAAGATTGAACAAAGCTTTTATAGCTATAATTTAGACGGCAGTGATAAAAAACTAGTTGGTACAATTGTGGCCGATCCCGCTGGTTACGACTTGGCCTATGTAAAAGGTAGATTCAATAGCTATGCAGCTGTTAGAGCTCGGTCTAAAAACGACTTTTACTTGGTAAGAAACCCGCAAAGTGACAGCAACAAAGCAACCACGGTATTAACTCGCGATATCCGGTCGTTTAGCTTTAGTCCCAGCTCA
This window encodes:
- a CDS encoding WecB/TagA/CpsF family glycosyltransferase, which produces MNRVQVDILGVLIDPVTKSEVLKIVEDRLESSSPPTYITKPYVEFLSLAKDDAALQKILNQSMLCLADGVSLQWAASYLYGKPRSRPNLFRLAWSGLVNMQKMTWRNQIIPEKMAGINLTVPILKLAEKKHYKIGVLGGPINHEMTAQSLIKRFPGLSRVESWSGYYDLSNERKLVADIASSKLDILFVAMGFPKQELFMAKYREYVGVKLMIGEGGSFDYDELGGQIRRAPAWIQKSGLEWLWRLFRQPSRIGRQLAIPKFVWAVHRQARSNWRKNT
- a CDS encoding glycosyltransferase; the encoded protein is MKIALVHDWLNVKSGGAERVFFELAKMYPEADLYSLICNQKLFAESLNDRKVQTSFLQYAPGALKKRPQFMLPLIPRAVDNLDFSGYDLIVSSSSAWAKNIQKPKNCVHICYCHTPARMLWDSWPKYLDGQRIRPFKVGPLSRFIISRTTSRVRLWDFYGSNRVDHFLANSNYIADRIRKFYRRGAEVVYPPVNVGQFKSATGQEKGSYYLILSVLSKYKNIELVIKTFNKNKLPLVIAGDGPDKDRLIELAASSPNIKFLGRVSEAKKIELLQQAKGLVFANIEDFGLTPVEAMAASTPVIARRGGGANETVVANETGVFFDQDNEDSLNQAITRAEQINWSENTLLAQAKKFSAERFVKKLARVVDSIEGTHE
- a CDS encoding O-antigen ligase family protein, which produces MTIKKQLNLLNQLSVWGLIAILVIMPFHAFLSVVLGSVFGYQAAFQAWKEVLFVGLAAIWLYNCVLRKKLLFKFSFTNLTVLAIILLGIGVSIIYRPNLNGLIFGVKTNLVPLGLFLIAQAYAADFGDNKLLRLVLLPALIVSVLAILQVTVIPYQLLQLIGYNPMTINPLQVIDASSGIARAFATLGGPNQMGTYMILPVALALAALIRTKRLVYLPILAFLLVALGLSFSRSSWLGAIVAITLVLFLFLPAKFKIIMAASLAGLVLIGYVLLAPQLSNSNNVVLQNIFLHGQFFSNKTIGPPDVVRGGALARGYELFIKQPWGHGLGTAGPASYYSPNQLITENWYLQIGYEYGWLGILAYLVLFGSLVVGWLRQPKTEILIGAAAALIGILIANLFLHSWADSSLALVAFTFFGVIEGRKK
- a CDS encoding rod shape-determining protein, with product MLKKRIAIDLGTSNTRVYVPKKGVVANEPSVVAVSIDDNRIVAVGNEAKEMLGRTPDIITASKPLKDGVIADYRITQALLKFLINRVAGKFRLTRPELMISVPIGITSTERRAVIDAALNAGARKVYIIRAPVAAAIGANVPIAAPAGNLVVDIGEGTTEVAIISLGGIVAENSVRIGGGKVDTAITDFIRKNHGLVVGSQTAEDIKKQVGSALPLKKPQKMQIRGRDAVSGLPKTIELSSDDITEAISECLDDIILAVKAVLEQTPPELSSDIIDRGMIMTGGGSMLKNIDKLMTKVTGVPSYVAEEPMLCVAKGTGIAMENLDEYIRSVMSNR
- the murA gene encoding UDP-N-acetylglucosamine 1-carboxyvinyltransferase, whose protein sequence is MQKLVITGPNRLHGEVKVGGSKNAVLPMMAAALLANAPITLYNVPSISDVEVMASILELFNVKVGRQANTLTLDGSSAQAASVDPTLAGKMRASILVLGPAVARFGQAETVPPGGDVIGVRPLDRHLHALSSMGVKVVEAKDRVKLIGKPRAARVIMGDLSVTPTENAILAAVLAPGKTEVRMAAMEPHIVGLCNFLNSLGAKISNIDTHNLQIEGVEILHGGEGTVIPDQLEAGTLAIAAAASQGEVKIDGFVQDDHDALLNVFIEMNVNFEILSPTEIRICPSDKLKSTKVKTQPYPNLPTDLQAPLAVLMTQATGQSEIFETMYEGRLSYLYELQRMGADISLKDTHVGLIKGPTKLHGTDLVSFDIRAGATILVAALIAEGKTTIDRVEHIDRGYEYLDKRFGSLGAKIERIDNGQ
- a CDS encoding PEGA domain-containing protein → MISQKTRNSLLYILAVTVIVFGSIFLVSLAQGYEYDFLRNRIRLTGLVLIGSQPNGASIGVNGNQVKPKTPYRIENVTTGNLEIELSKNDYQNWKSNFNVKAGEVTFANYALLVPNKLNYTQIGQPNTFTNLVISEDRRHQYAISNSPVGIWRIETNRLAPLYSPPVDGNKPNQSVTEITALQASTDGSSLLFQQKTADGKLNNMFLNTASGQLTNVSSEFGFNLAQLYFNPANSRELYWLDSQNLRRISIDNKTVSAVLISSVASLQPSQDRLMVVEAPTEPNKIEQSFYSYNLDGSDKKLVGTIVADPAGYDLAYVKGRFNSYAAVRARSKNDFYLVRNPQSDSNKATTVLTRDIRSFSFSPSSRFLVVNRAGQLKTYDLEFTQIYDNRYELGDLRQWQWYDNYHLLLIINNQARLVDFDGQNSYTIQSSEDQVANIVPLESDKYIDYLNKAGNLTRVDLVLKR